The following coding sequences are from one Musa acuminata AAA Group cultivar baxijiao chromosome BXJ1-6, Cavendish_Baxijiao_AAA, whole genome shotgun sequence window:
- the LOC135677390 gene encoding receptor-like serine/threonine-protein kinase NCRK isoform X3, which produces MKSMELHSRVALASISWLLLIQFTSCEDTRDQPDTVKWTCVCAAGPIAASNYTPASNCSESCGCTPVTGGSDRSTWNCSCAILGPQVPGDIHDTTCFTTCNCTSDPTGTSVAAKKHLSNRGVLVILLLCVVLATIALLAVAAYCFYYKDRLSMRQVQISSEKDSSWNSTINLISHRSASFPQQRNKIGLFFKPISGVIQKLTYIFGSGSGILPGVIVQFSYVELEQATNRFSDNNLIGVGGSSNVYCGQLKDGRIVAIKKLRPLGGSEADSEFLYEIELISRLNHCHVVPLLGYCIETQGRQLERLLVFEYMPNGNLRDCLDARGGKEPMDWETRVRIALGAAKGLEYLHEAAAPRILHRDIKSTNILLDDNYRAKITDLGMAKHLMTDDLTSCSSSPARMLGTFGYFAPEYAIVGRASRKSDVFSFGVVILELITGRKPIFKSSNKEEDSLVIWATSRLQNSKLVVSELPDLLLKGKFPEEEMQIMGHLARECLQWDPDLRPTMSEIVQILLTIAPDKSRRRYIPTGNTLLWHSRHQRKSNSRSCS; this is translated from the exons ATGAAGTCGATGGAATTACATTCAAGAGTTGCCTTGGCTTCTATTAGTTGGCTTCTCTTAATTCAATTTACATCCTGTG AGGACACCAGAGATCAGCCAGATACAGTAAAGTGGACTTGTGTATGTGCTGCTGGTCCTATAGCTGCTTCAAATTATACTCCTGCATCTAATTGTTCGGAATCCTGTGGATGCACTCCTG TAACAGGAGGTTCAGATAGAAGTACATGGAATTGCTCATGTGCAATACTAGGTCCTCAGGTCCCTGGCGACATCCATGATACTACTTGTTTTACCACCTGCAACTGCACCTCAG ATCCCACAGGAACATCTGTGGCAGCAAAGAAGCACCTATCTAACAGAGGTGTTTTAGTCATCTTGCTTCTCTGTGTTGTACTTGCAACCATAGCATTGTTAGCTGTGGCTGCATATTGTTTCTATTACAAGGATAGACTTTCCATGCGACAAGTGCAAATTTCATCTGAGAAAGACTCGAGTTGGAACAGTACAATAAACTTGATAAGTCATCGATCTGCTTCGTTTCCACAGCAACGAAACAAGATCGGTCTTTTTTTCAAGCCTATCTCAG GAGTCATACAAAAATTGACATACATATTTGGAAGTGGAAGTGGAATTTTACCTGGTGTAATTGTCCAATTTTCCTATGTTGAACTGGAGCAAGCAACCAATAGATTCTCAGATAACAATCTAATAGGGGTTGGAGGGAGCAGCAATGTCTACTGTGGTCAGCTTAAGGATGGAAGAATTGTTGctataaaaaaattaagaccGCTAGGAGGTTCAGAAGCTGATTCTGAATTTCTATATGAG ATTGAACTGATATCAAGGCTTAACCATTGTCATGTGGTGCCTTTGCTTGGATACTGCATTGAAACCCAGGGAAGGCAACTGGAAAGGCTCCTGGTATTTGAATATATGCCTAATGGAAATTTGAGAGATTGTTTGGATGCAAGAGGGGGAAAGGAACCAATGGATTGGGAAACACGTGTACGAATTGCATTGGGAGCTGCAAAGGGCCTAGAATACCTTCATGAAGCAGCTGCTCCCAGGATTCTGCATCGAGACATCAAGTCCACCAACATTCTTTTAGATGACAATTATAGAGCTAAG atAACTGATCTTGGTATGGCCAAACATCTCATGACTGATGATCTCACTAGTTGTTCCAGTTCACCAGCAAGAATGCTGGGGACATTTGGATATTTTGCACCAGAATATGCTATTGTAGGAAGGGCATCACGAAAATCAGATGTCTTTAGTTTTGGAGTGGTTATTCTCGAGTTGATCACTGGTCGGAAACCCATCTTCAAGTCTTCAAATAAAGAAGAGGACAGCCTCGTGATATGG GCAACAAGTCGACTGCAAAATAGCAAGCTTGTTGTGTCAGAACTACCAGACCTACTTCTAAAAGGGAAGTTCCCAGAAGAAGAGATGCAAATAATGGGTCACTTAGCCAGAGAGTGTCTCCAGTGGGATCCAGATTTAAGACCCACCATGAGCGAAATTGTTCAGATCCTCCTAACGATTGCTCCCGACAAGTCTAGAAGGAGATACATACCAACAGGCAATACACTTCTCTGG
- the LOC135677390 gene encoding receptor-like serine/threonine-protein kinase NCRK isoform X4, which translates to MKSMELHSRVALASISWLLLIQFTSCEDTRDQPDTVKWTCVCAAGPIAASNYTPASNCSESCGCTPVTGGSDRSTWNCSCAILGPQVPGDIHDTTCFTTCNCTSDPTGTSVAAKKHLSNRGVLVILLLCVVLATIALLAVAAYCFYYKDRLSMRQVQISSEKDSSWNSTINLISHRSASFPQQRNKIGLFFKPISGVIQKLTYIFGSGSGILPGVIVQFSYVELEQATNRFSDNNLIGVGGSSNVYCGQLKDGRIVAIKKLRPLGGSEADSEFLYEIELISRLNHCHVVPLLGYCIETQGRQLERLLVFEYMPNGNLRDCLDARGGKEPMDWETRVRIALGAAKGLEYLHEAAAPRILHRDIKSTNILLDDNYRAKITDLGMAKHLMTDDLTSCSSSPARMLGTFGYFAPEYAIVGRASRKSDVFSFGVVILELITGRKPIFKSSNKEEDSLVIWATSRLQNSKLVVSELPDLLLKGKFPEEEMQIMGHLARECLQWDPDLRPTMSEIVQILLTIAPDKSRRRYIPTEFILSQHSRHQRKSNSRSCS; encoded by the exons ATGAAGTCGATGGAATTACATTCAAGAGTTGCCTTGGCTTCTATTAGTTGGCTTCTCTTAATTCAATTTACATCCTGTG AGGACACCAGAGATCAGCCAGATACAGTAAAGTGGACTTGTGTATGTGCTGCTGGTCCTATAGCTGCTTCAAATTATACTCCTGCATCTAATTGTTCGGAATCCTGTGGATGCACTCCTG TAACAGGAGGTTCAGATAGAAGTACATGGAATTGCTCATGTGCAATACTAGGTCCTCAGGTCCCTGGCGACATCCATGATACTACTTGTTTTACCACCTGCAACTGCACCTCAG ATCCCACAGGAACATCTGTGGCAGCAAAGAAGCACCTATCTAACAGAGGTGTTTTAGTCATCTTGCTTCTCTGTGTTGTACTTGCAACCATAGCATTGTTAGCTGTGGCTGCATATTGTTTCTATTACAAGGATAGACTTTCCATGCGACAAGTGCAAATTTCATCTGAGAAAGACTCGAGTTGGAACAGTACAATAAACTTGATAAGTCATCGATCTGCTTCGTTTCCACAGCAACGAAACAAGATCGGTCTTTTTTTCAAGCCTATCTCAG GAGTCATACAAAAATTGACATACATATTTGGAAGTGGAAGTGGAATTTTACCTGGTGTAATTGTCCAATTTTCCTATGTTGAACTGGAGCAAGCAACCAATAGATTCTCAGATAACAATCTAATAGGGGTTGGAGGGAGCAGCAATGTCTACTGTGGTCAGCTTAAGGATGGAAGAATTGTTGctataaaaaaattaagaccGCTAGGAGGTTCAGAAGCTGATTCTGAATTTCTATATGAG ATTGAACTGATATCAAGGCTTAACCATTGTCATGTGGTGCCTTTGCTTGGATACTGCATTGAAACCCAGGGAAGGCAACTGGAAAGGCTCCTGGTATTTGAATATATGCCTAATGGAAATTTGAGAGATTGTTTGGATGCAAGAGGGGGAAAGGAACCAATGGATTGGGAAACACGTGTACGAATTGCATTGGGAGCTGCAAAGGGCCTAGAATACCTTCATGAAGCAGCTGCTCCCAGGATTCTGCATCGAGACATCAAGTCCACCAACATTCTTTTAGATGACAATTATAGAGCTAAG atAACTGATCTTGGTATGGCCAAACATCTCATGACTGATGATCTCACTAGTTGTTCCAGTTCACCAGCAAGAATGCTGGGGACATTTGGATATTTTGCACCAGAATATGCTATTGTAGGAAGGGCATCACGAAAATCAGATGTCTTTAGTTTTGGAGTGGTTATTCTCGAGTTGATCACTGGTCGGAAACCCATCTTCAAGTCTTCAAATAAAGAAGAGGACAGCCTCGTGATATGG GCAACAAGTCGACTGCAAAATAGCAAGCTTGTTGTGTCAGAACTACCAGACCTACTTCTAAAAGGGAAGTTCCCAGAAGAAGAGATGCAAATAATGGGTCACTTAGCCAGAGAGTGTCTCCAGTGGGATCCAGATTTAAGACCCACCATGAGCGAAATTGTTCAGATCCTCCTAACGATTGCTCCCGACAAGTCTAGAAGGAGATACATACCAACAG
- the LOC135677392 gene encoding E3 ubiquitin-protein ligase WAV3-like: MVGSGWRKAKLALGGLNLCLYSSEAVDGSGDASPPDRRDDDASLETEFSDLGAPALNAPSLSSSSLWARASRSGSGSSKRTCAICLATMKPGQGHALFTAECSHSFHFRCIASNVKFGNHVCPVCRAKWKEVPFQGPSFAESSHVRSRINPVIWPHHGGHMNIRRQNSVPLLRSSERSVFDDDESLGSPTRVSGVPPHGCAKMVEISTFPEYPAISQSASTENFTVLIHLKAPLVPRTQNPGKDVHGDAQVPRSYRAPVDLVTVLDVSGSMSGTKLALLKQAMGFVIQNLGPSDRLSVITFSSTARRLFPLRRMSESGRQEALQAVNLLTTSGGTNIAEGLRKGAKVIEDRKEKNPVCSIILLSDGQDTYIFTPTIRNGQATEPDYRSLVPSSIRDGSAHHVPVHVFGFGSDHDSASMHSISETSGGTFSFIEAEGAIQDAFAQCIGGLLSVVVQEMQVRLECLHPDVHLRCIKSGRYPSRVADDGRSGTVAAGDMYADEERDYLVSVNVPAADVDTPLLKVSCAYGDPVTKEVMRPEAVQVKIPRPVLVVSQTMSLEVDRQRNRLQAAEAMVEARAAAERGELSEAVSVLEDCRKRIVESEAGKSGDRLCVSLDAELKEMQERMVSQQRYEATGRAYVLSGLSSHLCQRATTRGDMTESGSFVQSYQTPSMVDMLQRSQTFSPATRRSNPKMRHTRSFPAGPKPR, from the exons atGGTGGGAAGCGGGTGGAGGAAAGCCAAGCTCGCCCTGGGGGGTTTAAACCTCTGCCTCTACTCCTCCGAGGCCGTCGATGGCAGCGGTGACGCCAGCCCCCCTGACAGGCGGGACGACGACGCTTCGCTGGAGACGGAGTTCTCGGATCTCGGAGCCCCGGCGCTCAACGCTCCTAGCCTGTCGTCCTCCAGCCTCTGGGCGCGGGCGTCCAGATCCGGCAGCGGATCCTCCAAA AGGACATGTGCTATTTGTCTGGCGACCATGAAACCGGGGCAAGGTCATGCCCTCTTCACTGCAGAATGCTCCCATAGCTTCCATTTCCGCTGCATTGCCTCAAATGTGAAGTTCGGCAACCATGTTTGTCCAGTTTGTAGAGCTAAATGGAAGGAAGTTCCCTTCCAAGGTCCTTCCTTTGCTGAGTCCTCTCATGTAAGATCCAGAATTAACCCAGTGATTTGGCCCCATCACGGGGGTCACATGAACATTCGGCGCCAGAACTCTGTGCCCCTGTTGCGTAGCTCAGAGCGTAGCGTCTTCGATGATGATGAGTCGCTGGGCTCCCCAACCAGGGTTTCCGGAGTTCCCCCGCATGGATGTGCCAAGATGGTGGAGATAAGCACATTCCCGGAGTATCCAGCCATTTCGCAGTCAGCTTCTACGGAGAACTTTACCGTTCTGATTCATCTCAAGGCACCTCTTGTTCCCAGAACACAGAATCCCGGCAAAGATGTCCATGGTGATGCCCAAGTTCCCAGAAGCTATCGAGCTCCAGTTGACCTGGTCACGGTGCTTGATGTCAGTGGTAGCATGTCGGGCACGAAGCTTGCACTTCTGAAGCAGGCTATGGGGTTTGTGATCCAAAACCTCGGTCCGTCGGACCGTCTTTCAGTGATCACTTTCTCCTCTACAGCACGAAGGCTGTTTCCTCTCCGCCGGATGTCGGAGTCTGGCCGCCAGGAGGCCTTGCAGGCGGTCAATTTGCTGACAACAAGTGGCGGAACAAATATAGCAGAGGGACTCAGGAAGGGTGCCAAAGTGATTGAAGATCGCAAGGAGAAGAATCCCGTCTGCAGCATCATTCTCCTCTCCGATGGGCAGGACACCTACATATTTACTCCCACCATTCGCAACGGACAAGCGACGGAACCAGACTACCGATCACTTGTGCCGTCCTCCATTCGAGACGGAAGTGCGCATCACGTGCCCGTTCATGTATTTGGCTTTGGCTCCGACCATGACTCCGCATCGATGCATTCCATCTCCGAGACCTCTGGCGGGACATTCTCATTCATCGAGGCTGAGGGTGCAATCCAAGATGCATTTGCACAGTGTATCGGAGGTCTTCTTAGTGTGGTGGTGCAAGAAATGCAGGTGAGGCTGGAATGCTTGCACCCTGATGTGCACCTTCGATGTATAAAATCAGGCAGATATCCCAGTAGGGTTGCAGATGATGGACGCAGTGGGACCGTAGCCGCCGGGGACATGTACGCAGATGAAGAGAGGGACTATCTGGTTTCAGTCAATGTTCCTGCCGCCGACGTCGACACTCCATTGCTCAAGGTTAGCTGTGCCTACGGAGACCCTGTTACGAAGGAGGTAATGCGTCCGGAAGCTGTACAAGTAAAGATCCCTAGGCCAGTGTTGGTGGTGTCACAAACGATGTCGCTCGAGGTGGACCGTCAAAGGAACCGGCTCCAAGCTGCAGAGGCCATGGTGGAAGCAAGGGCAGCTGCCGAACGTGGTGAACTATCGGAGGCTGTTTCTGTGCTGGAGGATTGCCGGAAAAGAATTGTAGAGTCCGAGGCTGGGAAATCCGGTGACCGGTTGTGCGTAAGCCTGGACGCAGAGCTGAAAGAGATGCAGGAGAGGATGGTGAGCCAGCAAAGATATGAGGCAACTGGTCGGGCATACGTTCTGTCAGGGTTGAGCTCACACTTGTGCCAGAGAGCAACTACACGTGGGGACATGACAGAAAGTGGCAGCTTTGTTCAATCCTATCAGACGCCTTCCATGGTTGACATGCTGCAGAGGTCCCAAACATTTAGTCCTGCGACTCGGCGTTCAAATCCGAAGATGCGACACACAAGGTCATTCCCAGCCGGGCCAAAACCCAGATAG